A genomic stretch from Deltaproteobacteria bacterium includes:
- a CDS encoding Zn-ribbon domain-containing OB-fold protein: MFTIEKPLPRPSEDSAPYWEAAQRGELRMQRCHDCGHVRFPPALLCARCLSEHTEWVKLSGRGTVYSWIVVHQSQYPAFNADTPYNVAIVEIEEGPRLHTNLVECSTEQIAVGMPVEVVFDKVNDEVTLPKFRPRKG; the protein is encoded by the coding sequence ATGTTCACGATCGAAAAACCGCTACCCCGCCCGAGCGAAGACAGCGCGCCGTACTGGGAAGCGGCGCAGAGGGGCGAGCTACGCATGCAGCGCTGCCACGACTGCGGCCACGTGCGCTTTCCGCCGGCGCTGCTGTGTGCGCGCTGCTTGTCCGAGCACACTGAGTGGGTGAAGCTCAGCGGGCGCGGTACGGTCTACAGCTGGATCGTCGTGCACCAGTCGCAGTACCCGGCTTTCAATGCCGACACGCCCTACAACGTCGCCATCGTCGAGATCGAAGAAGGCCCGCGACTGCATACCAACCTGGTCGAATGCAGCACCGAGCAAATCGCCGTCGGCATGCCGGTGGAGGTTGTGTTTGATAAGGTCAACGATGAAGTGACGCTGCCGAAGTTCCGGCCGCGGAAGGGATAG
- a CDS encoding GxxExxY protein: MADLLHGDLTYRIIGAAIEVHRELGPGFLESIYQKAMERELRQRGIEIEAQKRFPVSYRGEALAEHVLDLVAGGKVVV, encoded by the coding sequence ATGGCGGACCTGCTTCACGGCGATCTCACGTATCGAATCATTGGCGCCGCGATAGAGGTTCATCGCGAGTTGGGACCGGGATTTCTGGAGTCGATTTATCAAAAGGCTATGGAACGCGAGTTGCGCCAACGAGGCATCGAGATCGAAGCTCAGAAGCGGTTCCCGGTGAGCTACAGGGGAGAAGCGCTCGCCGAGCACGTGCTCGACCTAGTCGCTGGCGGCAAGGTGGTCGTTTAA
- the selB gene encoding selenocysteine-specific translation elongation factor has protein sequence MSINAILGTAGHIDHGKTALIKALTGQDTDRLKEEKERGISIDLGFAHLDFDSGVRVGIVDVPGHERFIRNMLAGAHGIDLALLVVAADDGVMPQTEEHVDILHLLGTRAAIVAITKADLADAARIVEVRQEIEILLAGTALEGAAMFAVSSVTGEGLGALRAAIEQGLAKLERQERPGFFRLPIDRAFVLHGHGVVVTGTAIAGRVREGDSVRILPGGETARVRSVHVHNQPVAEGGAGQRVALNLAGIERTQVVRGHVACSPALDRASDRLDAWVELRPGTSRPLASHAPVHLFAGTADAIGKLVLLDARTGLARGQSAYAQLVLRDPVAVLRRDRFVLRDAASQRTIGGGVVVHAFAARHRRNDPAVLSALAAMHAAASDADVVEAAVALEPGVVMAPDLLLQAAHLTPERLQQVLRDNTALVVLPASDAPEAITNSEKWQQLRSATLAAVSACHREQPLAPGIEMESVRTRVAPELSPKVFRAALERLIRERALVREDSVLRLPSHRVALGGTDRALAERAERLLAGGGLTPPDLKQMEEALRVPRPRLATLLQQLEREGRVHRVAPDLYYPTAALERARALVRDYATTHGQITAAAFRDLINASRKFSIALLDYFDRTGFTLRVGDARKLRR, from the coding sequence ATGAGCATCAACGCCATCCTCGGCACCGCCGGGCACATCGACCACGGCAAGACCGCGCTGATCAAGGCGCTCACCGGCCAGGACACCGACCGGCTCAAGGAAGAGAAGGAGCGCGGCATCTCGATCGACCTCGGCTTTGCCCACCTCGACTTCGACAGCGGCGTGCGTGTCGGCATCGTCGACGTCCCCGGCCACGAGCGCTTCATCCGCAACATGCTGGCCGGGGCGCACGGGATCGATCTGGCGCTGCTGGTGGTCGCTGCCGACGACGGCGTCATGCCGCAAACCGAAGAGCACGTCGACATCCTGCATCTGCTCGGCACCCGTGCCGCCATCGTCGCGATCACCAAGGCTGACCTGGCCGATGCCGCGCGCATTGTCGAGGTACGCCAAGAGATCGAGATCTTGCTCGCCGGCACGGCCCTGGAGGGCGCGGCGATGTTTGCGGTTTCCTCGGTCACGGGCGAAGGGCTGGGGGCGCTACGGGCCGCGATCGAGCAAGGCCTTGCCAAGCTCGAGCGGCAGGAGCGCCCGGGGTTCTTTCGCTTGCCGATCGATCGCGCTTTCGTGTTACACGGCCACGGCGTGGTGGTCACGGGCACGGCCATCGCGGGCCGAGTGCGCGAGGGCGACAGCGTGCGCATCCTCCCCGGCGGCGAAACCGCCCGGGTGCGCTCGGTGCACGTGCACAATCAGCCGGTGGCCGAAGGCGGCGCCGGGCAGCGGGTGGCGCTCAATCTCGCCGGTATCGAGCGCACCCAAGTGGTCCGCGGCCACGTCGCCTGCAGCCCGGCGCTCGATCGCGCCAGCGATCGGCTCGATGCCTGGGTCGAGTTGCGACCCGGCACCAGCCGCCCGCTGGCCAGCCACGCGCCAGTGCACCTATTCGCCGGCACTGCCGACGCCATCGGCAAGCTCGTGCTGCTCGATGCCCGCACCGGTCTGGCGCGGGGCCAATCGGCGTACGCTCAGCTGGTGTTACGCGACCCGGTGGCGGTGTTGCGCCGCGATCGCTTCGTGTTGCGCGATGCCGCCTCGCAGCGGACGATCGGCGGCGGCGTGGTGGTGCATGCCTTCGCCGCCCGCCACCGCCGCAACGACCCGGCGGTGCTGTCAGCGCTGGCGGCAATGCACGCCGCCGCCAGCGACGCCGACGTTGTCGAGGCCGCCGTTGCCCTCGAGCCCGGGGTGGTAATGGCACCGGATCTCTTGCTGCAAGCCGCGCATCTGACGCCGGAGCGCTTGCAGCAGGTCCTACGCGACAACACCGCGCTGGTCGTGTTGCCCGCGAGCGATGCCCCCGAGGCCATCACCAACAGTGAGAAGTGGCAGCAGCTGCGCTCGGCCACACTCGCCGCCGTCAGCGCCTGCCACCGCGAGCAGCCGCTGGCGCCGGGCATCGAGATGGAATCGGTACGCACGCGGGTGGCGCCGGAGCTTTCGCCCAAAGTCTTTCGCGCCGCGCTGGAGCGGCTGATCCGCGAGCGGGCGCTGGTGCGAGAAGACAGCGTCTTGCGCTTGCCGTCGCATCGCGTGGCCCTGGGCGGCACCGATCGGGCACTGGCGGAGCGGGCAGAGCGCTTGCTCGCCGGCGGCGGCTTGACCCCGCCCGATCTCAAACAGATGGAGGAAGCGCTCCGCGTTCCGCGGCCACGTCTGGCGACGTTGCTCCAGCAGCTCGAACGCGAGGGCCGGGTGCATCGAGTTGCCCCTGACCTCTATTACCCGACGGCCGCGCTCGAGCGGGCGCGGGCACTGGTCCGCGACTACGCCACCACTCACGGGCAGATCACCGCCGCCGCGTTTCGCGACCTGATCAACGCCAGCCGCAAATTCTCGATCGCCCTGCTCGACTACTTCGATCGCACCGGCTTCACCCTGCGCGTCGGCGACGCGCGCAAGCTGCGGCGCTGA
- a CDS encoding acyl-CoA dehydrogenase family protein, translating into MDFAFTPEQEAYRQTIRSFIKRNCSPELDRQLEREERYPHELLPKLAETGILGVYFPEQYGGIGGNAIDFCLTVEELAYGSEAASACYLLPVFFAGHMIKMNGSEEQKSAYLPRIVQGKMKGCFALTEPEAGSDAAAVRTFAEPDGDDFVLNGHKHYISGADVADYIMTVTRTVKDDRYNGITIFMVDRTLPGVTLRKMSKMGSKVVSLQEVYYDNVRVPKAMIMGGADGLNQGWWQMIRSLDMERLMVAISHVAIAQKAFDMALEHAKTRRQFGRTIGSFQAVQMQIADMAMGIEAGRQMTYHAAWLHARELPCSLQGAMAKVFCTDMCLKVCELGMQVLGGQSYLEDNDMNRWIRMALLGPVGMGSNNIQRSVIASMLGLQMKDLR; encoded by the coding sequence ATGGACTTCGCATTCACGCCCGAACAGGAAGCCTACCGCCAGACCATCCGCAGCTTCATCAAGCGCAACTGCTCGCCCGAGCTCGACCGCCAGCTTGAGCGCGAGGAGCGCTACCCGCACGAGCTGCTGCCCAAGCTCGCCGAAACCGGAATTCTCGGGGTCTATTTTCCCGAGCAGTACGGCGGCATCGGCGGCAACGCCATCGACTTCTGCCTTACCGTCGAGGAACTCGCCTACGGCAGCGAAGCCGCCTCGGCCTGCTACCTGCTGCCGGTGTTCTTTGCCGGCCACATGATCAAGATGAACGGCAGCGAGGAGCAGAAGAGTGCCTACCTGCCACGCATCGTGCAGGGCAAGATGAAGGGCTGCTTTGCGCTCACCGAACCCGAGGCCGGCTCCGATGCCGCGGCGGTGAGGACCTTCGCTGAGCCGGACGGCGACGACTTCGTCCTCAACGGCCACAAGCACTACATCTCCGGCGCCGATGTCGCCGACTACATCATGACCGTCACCCGCACCGTCAAGGACGACCGCTACAACGGCATCACCATCTTCATGGTCGATCGCACACTGCCCGGCGTGACGTTGCGGAAGATGTCGAAGATGGGCTCGAAGGTGGTCTCGCTGCAGGAGGTCTACTACGACAACGTGCGGGTGCCGAAGGCGATGATCATGGGCGGGGCCGACGGCCTCAACCAGGGCTGGTGGCAGATGATCCGCAGCCTCGACATGGAGCGCCTGATGGTCGCCATCTCCCACGTCGCCATTGCCCAGAAGGCATTTGATATGGCCTTGGAGCATGCTAAGACCCGCCGCCAGTTCGGGCGCACCATCGGCAGCTTCCAGGCGGTCCAGATGCAGATTGCGGACATGGCGATGGGCATCGAGGCCGGCCGCCAGATGACTTATCACGCCGCCTGGTTGCACGCGCGGGAGCTGCCCTGCTCGCTCCAAGGAGCGATGGCCAAGGTGTTCTGCACCGACATGTGCCTGAAGGTGTGTGAGCTGGGTATGCAAGTGCTCGGCGGGCAATCGTACCTGGAAGACAACGACATGAACCGCTGGATTCGCATGGCGCTGCTCGGCCCCGTCGGCATGGGTTCGAACAACATTCAGCGCTCGGTCATCGCCAGCATGCTGGGCTTGCAGATGAAAGATCTGCGATAG